In Lentilactobacillus sp. SPB1-3, the sequence GTTAACTATTTAATTTTCTTAATCCTGGCAGTTACCATTTGCGTTGGTGGGTTTGATCTTAGCTCAGCCGATCTTGATAATTCCAAAAGAGGATTATTGCCAACTGTCATCGCTCTTTCATTAATTACAATAGTAATCAGTCTGACCCCGTTATTTTCAAATGTTGTCGCGGCCATTAGCCACTTCACGATTGGACTGACCGTCATACTTGTTTTCAGCTTAGTCATCTCTATTATCATTAACGGAATAGCCAAATTACTTTAATTATTTTTTACCATTCCATTCATCGTAAAACTCGTCCAAAAAGTCTAGCATCACTTGTTGGCGTTGTTCTGCAAGTTGTTTTGCGGTTTCTGTATTCATTTGATCCTTTAACTTGAGTAATTTTTCGTAAAAATGGTTAATAATCGTGTTCCGTTTTCGATATTCCGATTTATCCATTTCTTTTCTAGGCATAATTCTAGGATCATACATGATTTCACCAAAATGACCGCCAAAATAAAATGTCCGAGCAATTCCAATCGCACCAATGGCGTCTAATCGATCGGCATCCTGTACGATTTGTCCTTCAATAGACAAGATGTGCTTTGACTTAAGATTGGCACTGTAAGACATATTTTCAATAATATCAAACATTGCTTTAGTAAAGGCATCATCATATCCTAACTCAGTTAATTTGGACT encodes:
- a CDS encoding HD domain-containing protein; its protein translation is MDRNLKAINEFVRSELGNEMSGHDYQHIKRVVNIAKRILAGEEANEELVLISAYLHDVIDDKVTNNPEAKKQVIKSKLTELGYDDAFTKAMFDIIENMSYSANLKSKHILSIEGQIVQDADRLDAIGAIGIARTFYFGGHFGEIMYDPRIMPRKEMDKSEYRKRNTIINHFYEKLLKLKDQMNTETAKQLAEQRQQVMLDFLDEFYDEWNGKK